In a genomic window of Bemisia tabaci chromosome 1, PGI_BMITA_v3:
- the LOC109039280 gene encoding uncharacterized protein translates to MLTAKQRRACAKCGHSSSKSTWSFHRIPKPGGASTEKCRQWASWLYPQSNWESESDLLALYKKSRVVCSSHFTEADFSDNARRTLRRAAVPHVTSTDKSACSLIATIEPPSSIDAASCGSSQQNGEIGIELGPSSESILGYETHTSALPQDTIISNIPFLRLVE, encoded by the exons ATGTTAACTGCAAAGCAACGAAGGGCCTGCGCCAAGTGTGGACATAGCAGCAGTAAATCAACCTGGTCTTTCCATCGAATTCCTAAACCAGGAGGAGCCAGTACGGAAAA ATGCCGTCAGTGGGCAAGTTGGCTTTACCCACAAAGTAACTGGGAGTCTGAATCTGATCTACTGGCCCTGTACAAAAAGTCGAGAGTTGTTTGCTCAAGTCATTTTACCGAAGCAGACTTTTCGGACAATGCGCGACGAACACTGCGTAGAGCTGCTGTACCTCATGTCACATCCACGGATAAATCTGCCTGTTCACTGATTGCAACCATTGAGCCACCGAGTTCTATTGATGCTGCAAGCTGTGGATCTTCACAACAGAATGGAGAGATCGGCATAGAACTAGGGCCATCCTCTGAATCCATCCTTGGTTATGAAACCCATACTTCTGCGCTACCGCAAGATACCATCATCAGCAACATACCATTTCTCCGCTTAGTAGAATGA